A region from the Acidaminococcales bacterium genome encodes:
- a CDS encoding IS30 family transposase, with the protein FKSITGDNGAEFAGLKGAVECAVYFCHPYASFEKGTNERHNGLLRRFIKKGGSIDELAPEIIEMAAEWNNNLPRKILGYMTPIEALAQELMKIKEAIAA; encoded by the coding sequence CTTTAAGAGCATAACAGGGGACAACGGGGCGGAATTTGCAGGGCTGAAAGGCGCGGTGGAATGCGCGGTATATTTTTGCCATCCGTACGCAAGCTTTGAAAAGGGGACGAACGAGCGGCACAACGGGCTCTTGCGGCGATTTATAAAAAAGGGCGGGAGCATAGACGAACTGGCGCCGGAGATCATAGAGATGGCGGCGGAGTGGAACAACAATCTGCCGAGGAAGATTTTAGGCTACATGACGCCTATAGAAGCGTTAGCGCAAGAGCTTATGAAAATCAAAGAGGCAATCGCGGCATAA